From Pseudomonas sp. G2-4:
CAATTGGGTAATGGGGGCTCGGTAAGGCAGGACGCGTTGGCGCTGTCGAACACTCGGCAAGGTCAGTTGAACGTCCTGGATGCACGCACTGACAGGCTCTCAGTGACCACGGGCAATGCCCTGGCGCCCGTCGCGGACCTCTCGATTCAGGCGCTTGGTTCGCTGGCGGATGGCATGAGCGAATTGGCTGAGTCTTCACCTAAAGCCACCGCTGCCATTGTGTTGGTTGCCGCCGCGATAAAACCGCTGGTGGGCATGCTGCTCAAGGCTGTAGTGGATGAGATGTCCAATCAGGTGGCCAAGCGGGTGCTGGGTAGGGCTGCCCCGCACCTTCCCGGCCGACTGGGTGAGGTGATCTCCGAAGACTTCAGGAAAAATCCTCGTGCGGACAAGCTGGATACAAGCAATGCCAGCCAGCGTCCCGAACCCACGAGAGGGCCGAAAATACGCGTCAGTACACGAGGCTCACTCGGGCCAACGGCCTCATTACGCTCGATGACTCGCAGGGCGCCCGGCCCATTAAAAGTAGTCGGCGCCGTCGCTGATGTGGCCGAGGGCGTGCTTACCGGCGACAAGCGGATGATGGGCGCAGGTCTGGGAGCCGCAGGTGGCGGCTGGGCAGGCGCTGCTGCTGGGTCCGCGGCCGGTGCCGCTTTGGGAAGTGTCGTTCCGGTGATCGGCACTGCCATTGGTGGTCTGATTGGCGGACTGCTGGGCGGCTGGCTGGGGAGCGATGCCGGCGCGTCTCTGGGTGAAAAACTCGTCGCCCCCGCCGACAGACTCGCCGCTCCAGACCAGATCAGCAAAGACCTGGCCAGCACCCAGACCACCACACAACAGAACACCATGACCGCAAACATCTACATCAATGGCCAGGACCAGGCCAGCGCCAGTCAGTTGGCCAACCTGGTCGTGCAGCAGCTCTCGGGCCAATTCGGCTTAACGACCATGCCCAACACACTCGCCATGCGCAGTGATGCGGCCCTGACTGACGGAGGTACGTGATGCGTCAACAAATGGCACTCGGCAGTTTCATCTTCGGCCTGTCCAGGCACTTCGCTTACCACAACCTGGTGCATACCTCGGATGGCGGCTGGACGAGCATCGACATCCTCACCAGCAAACCCAAGTCCAGCCAGGTCGGCCAAGGCCTGCAAGGGCTGACGATCACGGGCAAGTCGATGTATGCGACCGCCATGGATCGACTCGATGAGCTACGGGCATTGCAGGCACAGCGCATCCCCCTGCCGTTGGTGGATGGCATCGGTCGCAACTGGGGCCTCTGGCAGATCAACAAGGTGACGGAAACCCAGACCGAGATCATCGATGACGGCACCGCGATGGTGGTCGGCTGGGTCATTGAATTGACGGAGTTCGCCAATGCGTAGGGTTCGAAGCATCGCCGGTGATTCGGTGAATCTGTTGCTGTACCGCGAGCTTGAGCGTTGTGACGATGCCAGCGAAGAAGCGCTTTGGCGGCTCAATCCAACGTTGGCCGAATGGGGGCCGGTCCTGCCGGCGGGGGTGTGGGTCGTGCTGCCGGAAGTGGACCTCAAACCCGTTGCAACCCCAC
This genomic window contains:
- a CDS encoding phage tail protein; this encodes MRQQMALGSFIFGLSRHFAYHNLVHTSDGGWTSIDILTSKPKSSQVGQGLQGLTITGKSMYATAMDRLDELRALQAQRIPLPLVDGIGRNWGLWQINKVTETQTEIIDDGTAMVVGWVIELTEFANA
- a CDS encoding tail protein X; the protein is MRRVRSIAGDSVNLLLYRELERCDDASEEALWRLNPTLAEWGPVLPAGVWVVLPEVDLKPVATPPVSAWD